A stretch of DNA from Desulfurella amilsii:
CCTTCTATAGCGCAAGCGATATTATGCTTGTGACACCTCTTAGGGATGGAATGAATCTTGTTGCAAAAGAATACGTTGCATCAAGGGTAAACAAAGATGGTATGTTAATATTGAGCGAGATGGCAGGCTCTGCAAAAGAATTACTTGAAGCTTTAATTATTAACCCAAACAGTATAGAAGAAATTGGAGAAGCGATCAAAACCGCTCTTGATATGCCAAAAGACAAAGAAGCACAAATAATAGAAAGTATGCAAAATCGCATAAGTAACCATAATGTATTCAGGTGGGTTAGTGATTATTTAAACGAATTAAACAAAATTACGCTTTCACAAAAACAATTAGAATCGCAGTTTATTAATCAAACAATTGAAAATCAGATAGTACTAGAGTACCAAAAAGCAAAAAAAAGGCTTATTATGCTTGATTACGATGGAACACTTATAGAATTTGTAGATTCACCACAAGAAGCTACGCCAACTAAAGAATTAATCCATCTCATATACTTATTAACACAAAGAAACAATACCATCGTTTTGGTAAGCGGGAGGGATAAGAATACACTTGAATATTGGTTTGAAAATCTAAATATTAGCCTTGTAGCAGAACATGGTGCTTTTTATAAGCATTTTAATACAAACTGGAAGCTTTACCAAAACAACATTGATACAGGCTGGAAAAGTGCTATTATAAATATTTTGAAATTATACAGTGATAGATTACCTGGCTCTTTTATAGAAGAAAAAACTTTTTCTATTGTTTTTCATTACAGAAATACAGACCCACAAACACAAACAACATTCATACCAGAGCTTAACGGCCATCTTCAAAATTTTTTAGTAAACACTAATCTTAAAGTATACAAAGGCAATAAGATATTGGAAATCAAACCTGCAAATATCGGAAAACATTGCGTTGCCGAAATTTTTAATTTAAAAAATTATGACTTTTTGCTTGCTATAGGGGACGATTATACAGACGAAGATATGTTTAAGGCCTTGCCAGAAGAAGCCATCACAATAAAAGTTGGCGAAATTTCAACGCTAGCAAAGTACAACATTAAAAACCCTCAACAGGTAAGAAAACTTCTAGAAAAACTTACTAATGCTACTTAAATCACCAGATTACATTCGCACTAGGCTGTTGCAATATTACAAGTAGTGTCAAATATTCCCTTACGTGCCTAGTAATAAGAAAATTATCCTTAACAAATTCCTTGCCTTTTCGCTTTAGCCTTTTGAATAAATCTTGATCGCTTAATAGCTGTTTTATTCTAAGAGCTGCACCCTCTGGCGTATTAACTAAAAAACCATTATAATTGTTTATTACCTGAAGCCTAATACCGCCTGTATTGCCGCCAATAACAGGT
This window harbors:
- a CDS encoding bifunctional alpha,alpha-trehalose-phosphate synthase (UDP-forming)/trehalose-phosphatase produces the protein MRIVIVSNRLPVSITKDKKNNNKFQKSAGGLVTSIGAYTEKMTELSYAWVGWPGINTTTKSEQEEITSSLETIHCYPVFLTEKEMDKFYLGFCNRTIWPLFHYFPTIASFEKEHYDIYKSVNLKFAKALNNIIDPKEDIVWVHDYHLMLLPDLIRQNFSDVPIGFFLHIPFPAYEVFQLLPSKWRIEILEGLLGADLIGFHTHEYTDNFLRATLRFLGLENHFGVINNKGRLTKVGTHPISIDYLKFNKTANSISVALKAGEIKNQFNNKKILFSVDRLDYTKGIINRLLGFEYFLDQYPDWRERITLIIVVVPSRTGVYHYQQMKKQIDETIGRINGKLSTVEWNPIVYKFGSLDFEDLAAFYSASDIMLVTPLRDGMNLVAKEYVASRVNKDGMLILSEMAGSAKELLEALIINPNSIEEIGEAIKTALDMPKDKEAQIIESMQNRISNHNVFRWVSDYLNELNKITLSQKQLESQFINQTIENQIVLEYQKAKKRLIMLDYDGTLIEFVDSPQEATPTKELIHLIYLLTQRNNTIVLVSGRDKNTLEYWFENLNISLVAEHGAFYKHFNTNWKLYQNNIDTGWKSAIINILKLYSDRLPGSFIEEKTFSIVFHYRNTDPQTQTTFIPELNGHLQNFLVNTNLKVYKGNKILEIKPANIGKHCVAEIFNLKNYDFLLAIGDDYTDEDMFKALPEEAITIKVGEISTLAKYNIKNPQQVRKLLEKLTNAT